The Micromonospora sp. WMMD961 genome has a segment encoding these proteins:
- a CDS encoding Rieske 2Fe-2S domain-containing protein: MRALLTKVEQASRLDRTGDRLQRIVLSTLRPRRLRDLLHGVTIGHPLHPAMVQVPVGAWISAAVLDLMPGQRRPATMLVGLGTVSAVPAAVAGFNDWAALARDQRRVGLVHAAANTVGVTLYAGSLAARLSGRHGVGRALGFLGLSTVSLGAYIGGHLAYKQGAQVNQSVSELRRMTDGWHSLVDMATLPQRTLITREVDDDISVILYRHGDEVTVMLERCPHQSGPLGEGEVQEIDGHACVVCPWHGSAFRLNGGEVVQGPSGNDQQILPTRIQNGVLQTRLP; this comes from the coding sequence TTGACGAAAGTTGAGCAGGCATCCAGGCTGGACCGGACCGGTGACCGGTTGCAGCGAATCGTCCTCAGCACGCTGCGTCCGCGGCGGCTGCGGGACCTGCTGCACGGGGTCACCATCGGGCACCCACTGCACCCGGCGATGGTGCAGGTGCCGGTCGGCGCGTGGATCAGCGCCGCCGTCCTGGACCTGATGCCCGGGCAACGGCGGCCCGCGACGATGCTGGTGGGCCTGGGCACCGTCAGTGCGGTGCCGGCGGCGGTCGCCGGGTTCAACGACTGGGCGGCACTCGCCCGGGACCAGCGCCGCGTCGGCCTGGTGCACGCCGCCGCCAACACCGTCGGCGTGACGCTCTACGCCGGCTCGTTGGCCGCGCGACTGTCCGGCCGGCACGGCGTCGGTCGAGCCCTCGGCTTTCTCGGGCTCTCCACCGTCAGCCTCGGGGCGTACATCGGGGGTCATCTCGCGTACAAGCAGGGGGCGCAGGTCAACCAGAGCGTCTCCGAGTTGCGCCGGATGACCGACGGGTGGCACTCGCTCGTCGACATGGCGACGCTGCCGCAGCGCACCCTGATCACCCGAGAGGTGGACGACGACATCTCGGTGATCCTCTACCGGCACGGTGACGAGGTGACCGTGATGTTGGAGCGCTGCCCGCACCAGAGCGGGCCTCTCGGCGAGGGCGAGGTGCAGGAGATCGACGGCCACGCCTGCGTGGTCTGTCCGTGGCACGGCAGCGCGTTCCGGCTCAACGGCGGCGAGGTCGTTCAGGGGCCGTCCGGCAACGACCAGCAGATCCTGCCCACCCGGATCCAGAACGGCGTGCTCCAGACCCGCCTGCCCTGA